A genomic window from Lycium barbarum isolate Lr01 chromosome 4, ASM1917538v2, whole genome shotgun sequence includes:
- the LOC132638072 gene encoding uncharacterized protein LOC132638072 — MPYMGTTESPVSQPLRRGSGRPPKQRSDEALAVSPPEPPSGSNGDAPLRVAATTNAHVPPLGSSSDRPLEVPFNEEKEERETKLKLNPLSRLDEPPTLLVRNLLSSRNDVDYMVNQANITFKYLQGVGANYGSFYKVITGYIEHRFYSQDAEREENMLSLSAWQKNYENAILGANEAERVILRTQGEREKVKEKEEAVKRQIEDLKQVLAHYENEKERLKHDEVKYKEAHEVAKVRMQELGT, encoded by the exons ATGCCATACATGGGAACAACAGAAAGTCCAGTCTCGCAACCTTTACGACGTGGCTCAGGTCGCCCTCCGAAACAGAGATCAGATG AAGCTCTAGCAGTTTCACCTCCTGAACCACCATCGGGGTCGAACGGAGATGCTCCATTGCGAGTTGCAGCGACCACAAATGCTCATGTGCCACCATTGGGGTCTAGCAGTGATAGGCCTTTGGAAGTTCCCTTTAATGAAGAGAAGGAAGAAAGAGAAACAAAGTTAAAGCTAAATCCTTTATCAAGACTGGACGAACCCCCAACTTTATTGGTGCGGAATCTGCTCTCTTCAAGGAATGACGTTGATTACATGGTCAATCAGGCCAATATTACCTTTAAATATTTGCAAGGGGTTGGTGCTAATTACGGCTCTTTTTACAAAGTCATCACAGGATACATTGAACATCGCTTCTATTCGCAAGATGCAGAGAGAGAAGAAAACATGTTGTCTTTGTCAGCATGGCAGAAAAATTATGAAAATGCTATACTTGGTGCAAATGAGGCTGAGAGGGTTATCCTACGTACTCAAGGAGAACGGGAGAAGGTCAAGGAGAAAGAGGAAGCTGTGAAGCGGCAAATCGAGGATCTGAAGCAAGTGCTAgcacattatgaaaatgaaaaagaGCGTCTGAAACATGACGAAGTAAAATATAAAGAAGCCCATGAAGTTGCAAAAGTCAGGATGCAAGAACTTGGCACCTAG